Within Astyanax mexicanus isolate ESR-SI-001 chromosome 2, AstMex3_surface, whole genome shotgun sequence, the genomic segment CTAACATttatgtattattgctttttttgttttttagcccTTGCTGGAAACAGTGAAAGAGGAACCGGGTCAGAAGCCGGCGAAGGTTAACCGGAACAAGCAAAGGAAGAGTTTCTCCCGGAACCGGACGCACATCGGCCAGCAGAGGCGCCGCACACGCACTGCCAGCGCCTGCTCCGACTTACCGCCCGGGTCCCCCGGAGACCTTCTGGAGCCGTCAGCAGGCGAGACGCAGGATGGGGAGACTCCCTCTGCGCCCGAGGCTGATGCCCCGCCTTCCAGTGCCCCTGACGCCAGCCCACCACACAGTGGTTCACCCGCACCAACCTGTCGCAGTGGGCAAAAATACCCAAAAACTAAAAAGGTAAAACTTATTAACCCTTCACTCTTTTTCAACCAGAAACCCCAAGTAGTATGTTAGTAGTTTCTTTGCTTTTTGCAAGTGATTACATAGCTTTTTTACAAATTATAATTcataaaataattcatttttgataattttatgttttttatttgcttcattgactggtattgtgttttttttccacaatacCAAGCTTCAAATAAAGTCGCAAGCAACAATTGAGTGTTTAATCATTATTAGGGCCAGTAGTGCCTAAAAAGCATTTAAGTCAAGAATTGAAGGAAATGAACGATGAGCAGATCTGGGtctgatttacaaataaaatgcacacaTACTGGGCTGTACGATAGGGATGAGTGATGGCAAATGTCTTAGAATATGTCAGAAGATCTCTACGTGTTTAGATTAATGATCAGGACTTCGTTTTGTACCAAGATTTATGAAGATTGGCCTTTTGACCTTGGATATATAAGCTGGACTCTTTGAACAAATAAATTATGTTTTGTGTTGTTGAACAATGTTTCATGTTCATGTTATGGAGATACACATTGATGTATATtatctaaataaattatttatgaaTTTGACTTAGTTTCAAAGTCATTCCAAAAGGCTTTCTCCACATTACTGGTTTATCTGATGAAAGAATAAAAGCACAAAATCACTGGAACACACCATAAAACCACTATTTAGCATGAATTATTTTGGTTTTCTGGGCATTTTAGAGGCTACTGAAAGCTGATTTGGCTTAAACTTAGCAATTTTCCTCATCATCCGCTTGTAAATGAGACTGTTCAACATTTTTGACATGTGACAATCCTTTATTGATCAAGGTGTTTTAGCCACACATGgtaaaaatgttaacattttttgAGAATTATTTACTTTCTGGGTCTAAAGATTGGAACAAGATGaaattttatttgattgtttAAATTTCCACAGTCTTgtaggatttatttttttatgttttattaacagTCTTTCTCTTCCACTCTGCAGCACTTAGTGAGTGAGTGGATGGGTGTGGAGAAGCAGGAGCGTGTGAGTCGGACCCCGGAGCCGGTACCGGAGCGTCCGTTGAGGATCAGCAGTGACCCGGAGGTTCTGGCCACTCAGCTGAACTCCCTGCCCGGTCTGTCTTGCAGCCCCCACGTTTACAGCACGCCCAAGCACTATGTCCGCTTCTCCTCACCATTCCTGGCCAACCGCAGCCCTAGTGCCCCCGGGGTGCCCACGGGCCGCCGCCGCTCCAGAGAGCTTCCAGAAACACCCCCCACTTCTGGATCCTGTAAAAAGGTGAGCGTCCACCTGTGCAGATTATGCCAATATCAGTTGTTATGCTACATTTGGTATTAATATCTGCTAATGTACAAAATGAGAGGAGAAAATGCTCTCTTACTTGGTCATAGAATGTACTTCTAAATCACTCTTTAGGGGTATTAATAAACACATGTTAATGAGTCTCTGTTGTCTGTATATACAGTAGCTGTTTTTATCTGAACATTGTTCTTTTCTCTGTACAGCGTTGGCTAAAGCAGGCGTTAGAAGAAGAGGGCTCTGTGAGTCCAGGGAGCCGTACCGCTCTTCTAATGCAGAGTGAGGGTCCGCTCAGCCCGTCCATTAATGGAGAGTTGGACAGCCCACTCCCGTTCAATGGAAACTGCCCTCTATCAGGTGTGTATACTTTTgtaatacttttaattttattattctgtttaaaATCTCATAATTATTGGAGCAAAATAGCTTGGAAAGTTTTTACACTTGTATTAAAGAAGGTTcttagttgctgttttggagatacaagatttttgcatgactgcgacaataaacacttactgacaaaaaaaaaaggatgcactCTGCTTTGCGCtttggtagtgtacctcttggtgagagatcatagCTTGCTACATACTCAGAAACATTCTGCCCAGGTAACAATGTTTGAGAGAGTCCGCACCACTGAACTGACCGCAATCTAGTCCTTCCATCAACCACCATTATTGACTTTGTTTACAGTGCTGTCATAATGCTGACATGCTCTTGAATTATAtctaattttaaattaatatatttaatgaatgaatgaatataaatAAGAATACAGTTCTGATATAGGCAGAggattattgtatttttgttacTGGAAATATTTATGTAGGATTCCTATTACACAGTAGTCTAGTTATCTTCAGTGTAATTGATACATCTATTCTCTATGAACCTCTGTGTTGCAGAGCTGCCCACACCGCTGAAAAAGAGGCGTTTGTGTCCGCTGGACGCGTGCATGTCTGAATCGTCCACCCCATACACCTCGCCATGTGCGACCCCGACACGGGCAGAGCCCTCGGACACGCCAGGGACGCCTCAGCTGCTGAACACCCCGCCCCGGCTCCGCCCTGACGACGCCAGCACAGAACCttctacacccacacacaccaacatCAACACGTTACACACCGCGCCACAGGAGGTAAGAAAACGCACGGCAACAGACATGAATTACCATACTAGTACTGTGTTCCaagacatgtggcatgtcagtgtagctTTAAGAACATTCATATTCCAAGTATTTACCGGCATTGTGTCATATTTAAtgttatttctgaaaaaaataataaatgtttgtcAAAGCTGGTGTCTATATTatcatttacataaaaaatatttattgtgtgtgtatgtgtcagggTTCGTACGATcatgaaaacctggaaaagtcatggactttaaaaacaacaattttaattaattaacaacaattatattaataaaataacaatttccaggcctggataatttttggaaaaataaaaatacccagacagTTTTGGTAAAGTCATCTACAATCTACAAATGTGTGTTTTcatttatcgactgagaaaagctaatttgagctaacaaatacatcaactTGGTTAGTTATTAATATAGCCCTACACAGTGGAGCTATCAGGATCTGACATGCATCTTATTGTGTTTGAAGATTGTCAACATTgcttagaaatgttttttttttcttttttttttatcgttatagttttttggttttgttgtccatgtctgaactgatgtttttaagGATCATGAAAATGTGCCCTGAGAACATGAAAAAGTCATAAGAAAATCATGGAAATATTTTGCTTAAAAAGTGTATTAaccctgatgtgtgtgtgtgtccacagagCGAGTCATCGCTAGACAGCTCACCAGAGGGCAGTCGAAGACCCAGCACACATGAGGTCAGTTTACTTACACCTCCTGAGATCTGAAAGTGTTTATCATTAAGAAAATGGTTGCAAATATAGTTGCATCCAAACTATATATCAGTATTTAGACTGATAGGGGTaacatttattgagctacacaaacAGATGTAGTGCATGAtgcatgtgtaatgtgtaatgctgcaacatgccagacgtctcaggttcctaatggagtcctgtgataatccatctcatgcagcTCCAATACTTCAGGGTGGAGTGTTGATTGAGCGTCCTGTATCATTCCAAACATTTTCAATCAGGTATATATCTGAAAATGCAGCTGGACATGGTGTAGTATCTGTAGTGATATTAAAACTGGTTGCAGGAACACAATGTTGCGCTGTTAAAGTGCATGTAATCAAGACCGAAGGCAAAAGTCCATGACAGTCTGTCACGACTACACACCAAGTTTTAATCCATTCGATTACTGCTGATTCCTGCTTGATGAAATTATTTGTGGAATTATTGTGGTGCACTATGTAGTAATAGCAATAGGATATATTTACACCACTATAAAGTTATCAGCAGCTGATCTTTTCTATTCCTCTCCGTCAGGCCGAGCGTCCTCCCTCGCTGTTGGCCTCCCCAAGCGTGCGGTCGCAGGTTTCTGAAAACCTCACCCAAGAACCAAGGACAATTCCTGCAGGCTCTCAAAGCCCGGACCCCTCGCTCCCGGAGCCGCAGGACGCCGCAGGAGACGAGGGCATGGAGCCTGAAAGCAGCACAGAGACCCCCACAACCTCCGAGCCCCCTGCCTCGTCGTTCCTCCCCTGGATGAAGAGCCCAGAGCGTGGCGGCCTATCCTTCTCTCCCGTTAACTCCAACCTGCGGGACCTCACGCCGTCCCACACGCTGGAGATCGGGGCGTTCAGGCCTGAGGCTGCAGCGGCAGGGGGCTTCAGTGAGGGAGCGCCATATTACCCCTGCAGTGAGGAGGGGGGTGGCATGGCCTTCACACGATCGCTTAGCGTTGATGGAACAGAGGGTGGGGGAACCTCTCAGAACCCACCACAGAAGAAAAAGGTGAGATGCTTCTCCTTAAgacattttatttcaacacagtcACATGAAAAGCTCATGTCTCCAAAACTGCAACTTAAAAGCAGAAGAAAGAAAGCCTTCTTAACTTCCAGTGGAACTCAATGTAAAATGAGAAATTTTTAAGTCagtttgaagcatttctatttgtccattcatcataaaattctTCATAAAATTCTTCAATATAAAAAACAACTGCATAACTGAGCATTAGACATTTTTAATCTCAATAAATAAGGATTTAGATCATTTAATGCATATAACATTAGCAGTTTTAACATCGGAAGTGTAGTACTTAAACAAAACATACGTTGTGAAATACTTCTGCAAAAAGAATTTTTTTTCTAATGAAAAACGTGAAAAGATTGAATAGCcttttttgagtaatgttctaatccatatggCAAGAATTAATCAACTAGTAAAGGAAAAaacttttaagaaatgaaggccagtcaatACGTAACATTtcagtgcagtcacaaagacctttAAAacacatgatgaaactggctctcattaggactcccacaaaaaaggaagatcaagagttacctctgttgtacaggataaattcatcattGTAGAAATGTTATGTTGTAAAAGTCAGAAGAATTCTAACCCTCTCTCTGTATCCGCTGTGCTGCAGGTGTCTCTGCTGGAGTACAGGAAGCGGCAGCGGGAAGCCCGGCGCAGCGGCGGCTCCAAGGCGGAGTGTAGTTCTCCTGTTTCCACAGTGCCCCCGGTGGACGTTTTCCCTATTGCTGTAGAACCAGCCCCCGAGGCCACGCCCCCTGCAGCTCTGCTGCCTCCCCGGACCCCCCAGCCTAGTGACGACCCTGATGCCCCCCcacagggggagagagaggggggcgaaGGACAGTGGTAtgttccctctgctgaaaacttctatcatatacagtatataatttatCTGAAAATGGTAATttgttagttttgttagtttttattaaattaattaaaactttagaaaaaaaaattaaaccgcTGTTCAGATAATAGTTAacatttgtcttgttttgttctCAGGACCTCTTCAACATCGGTGGAGCAGGCCAGGGAGCGCGGGTACCACAGGGCATTATTGCTGAGTGACCATCGCAAAGACACAGGTTAGAGACGACACACAGTGTGcttaatacaatgttttttttttttttgttttttttttcaggagctttaattatgtttattgtatttatttatttttttaaatatctatttttttttttttattcagatggTAGCGAGTCGGAAACTGGTGAAGCTCCAGTGAGGGAATGCCCGTCACCCAAAAGCTGCAAGAGTCCCTCAGCACACACAGTAAGAGataatacacatacatatattatcCTTACATCACAAATATATCAGTGACATTGACAACAATATTAGTACAATATTAGTAACAAATAGTAATAATCGATTGGTTCAAATATTTGCTCAAAAGCATAATtacaaatagaaatagaaatgaaTAGAAATCCAGATTATTAGACAAATGGCAAACGGGCTGTTAAATGTTAGAAagataatattatattatgttatatactTGTATATAATTATGCATAATAAATGTAACTGTTGGGCAGGATAGATAATTATCATTAGGAACAGGAACAGAAAGTTCACTGATTATCCCTGTACTTTTTACAACCTAAAGGGTAAAGAAATGGATGTATCAAAGTATATAGAAAAACTGTGCAAATGGCCAACAATTATATCATTGCTGACTTagcaaatacattttaatcatagactgtatataaagatggacgccgtgtcgccgttcccattcattcaatgaaaatgaagccaaaatcttccgccattttgccgattcagagaccagagtctgcgcagtagagaccagaggagggagaaaggctgtggagagaccgcctactcatttgaataaccccgcccctgagggctgagCGGAGCtggcggtctgttattggtcccgcccataagcagcccttttaccataaccacaccttttttgaatagagccgaataaagttttaaaaaccgaattctgtggggatataaaaatttgacaatataagcagaggttacattagctgttgcatttaaataatggaggtagaattacagtatattagaaaaaaacgtgattgaaagttgtctgttttgccattgaaacctatggggatgggtggagttacacagctttctgcagccgaacagcagggggcgcccgacctgtggtggcttcacttttaagagatgatgctctgtccagctatacacagtctatgattttaatactttttttgtttaactaaGCAGTTGAGTTAATTAATCAATAATGCCATAAAAGCAGTCCCTAAttctaattctgtttttttcttttatctttcagTTCTGTTCTCCAGGCTCCAGCGCGGCGCCCCCGCCATCCTTCCGCTCATCTAAAGAGGAGGACAGCGACCCTCAGTCTCGCCCCCCGGCCCAGCCCCAGCCTCCGTCCGTCCAGCAGCCTGCCTCCAAGCCTCCTGTCACCAAACCTGCCCCTCTGACCCCCAGCAAGCTCCACTGCAGCACTTCCGCCGCCCCCCAGGGTCACTACCCCACCCCCTCGCTGCTCTCTTCTCCGAAACCCCAGCCCCAGGGTTCTCCGTATCGTGGCCAGAGGGCGTTTCTGTCTCCACAGCCTCAAAACCAGCAGCCGCAGGCTTCACCTGGACCCGCAGCGTTCTCACAGTACAACCCACAGAACGCACCGCCTCCGCCCCCTCCACCGCCTCCGGCACCTCCTGCCACGGCCACCTACTTCCAGACGCAGCCTTCTCCAACCACAGCACCGTTCCCCGGGCTCAAAGCAGCCGTGACGACCCCGTTCCCACCTGGATCCCAGCCGCTCCTGCAGCCGCACCACACCATTCACTTTCAGAGTAATGcagctccacctcctccacccccaccacctccaccacaccCTCAACCAGGCCCCACCCTTCTGCATGTCAACCTCCAGCCTCCTCCTATACAGCAGCACCagcttcttctaagccccgcccctcctCCGCCTCCTCCCCCGCCCCCCCAAAGCCAGAGCACTCAACCTTCCATAGTGCAGCAACCCAACACCAGCACCTTGCTGTCAATCAAGCAAGCCCCGCCCCCACCACCCCTCCCACCTCCACCGCCGGCACCTTCTAGTGGCGCACCGCCGCACCCTTTTCAAAACATGGCTGCCTTCCAACCCACGCTAATCCACCAATCAGCAGCAGCCACCAATCCCTCAGTACCACCCTCCACCTATCAACAGACTGTGTTACCACCCCCTCCTCCACCGCCTCCTCAACAAACCCAGCCCCCTCAGTCCCCATCCAATCCCAACGCTCCACAGATTAACAGCGGCAACCGGGGGCCCCCTCCTCCTTCTTCGGCCGCCTTCCATAACGCTGGCTACATGGGAACGGGGTGGCACTGACCAAGCCCACTTTACTTGCCCTGGAGAGACTCACCTGGAGAGAACCAGGCAGTGTGGACACACGGTGTAAACATAGGCAATCTCGACGTTGGCTGTAAATATTATTTTCTATGAACCTTTAAACACGGCCGAATGAAAAACAGGAACGGGGCGGAGAAGAACCGGAACCAGAGAAACCCTTTCAACAAATAaacgaaaataaataaataaaaaaaacttttaaaaatatgaaacagAAAACTGTAAACAATCCAGAAAGAGAGACTTTCTGTAAACAAAGAAACTAGGTGGATATGATTGATTAGTGGTGCTTCATCACTTAGCCACACCCCCTTTCCCACAGGCCCCCCCACTCAGTTTCTTTCTCCTCGTCTACACTTctgttatttgtctgttttacCCCTCTTCTTCTTCCCttcctgtttttattgttttcatttcTCTGTTTTTTGCTTTCTATGGATCTCTTGTCCACAcccctctttctctttgtttttagacctttatcattataattttttttttgtttgtttttgtctgtatGATGGACATTCCATTTCCCATCCTTTAGCCCCCCtcagcatttatttgtttatctagtggTTCATTTATAGCAGAAAGAAAAGCTTTTTTGTATAGAgagaaaaaatacagaattattattttttttaatcctccATGTAacgagaaaaacaaaagaaaatatctgCACGGCTGCGGAAGTGTCCGGGAGAGCCCTTTGTATGGTAGGCCGTTTCAGTGCTCCAGAGTGTGcacttgagtgtgtgtgtgtgtgtgtgtgtggctgtgttcaGATTGCAGGCAAATGGGATTTTATTTTcagatcagatctgttgagagGACTCTCCTCACTGTCATTTtaagtgatcagatcagatttgcttGTCTAGACATCACAAATGTGGGTTTGGTGAGGTCGTTGTTTTTGTGTTGCAAGTGACACAAAAGAAAACACTTTGAATCCAGTTTgactgtgttcagactgccagctcaAATCTGTATCCAGATTTATGTTTGACATTCTGGACAGTAAATCGAATGCAATTTACACAAGAATGTGGTTTAAATGTGCTTTCAGTCATGCACCCCCGGAGGGCACAGGAGGTGGGATTGGTTAAAAGGCTGGGGTTTGCTTAATTGACATTAGTTACACCATGGAAGGCTGAGCGCTCGATCTAGATCAATTCGGATTCAGGGTGgcagtgtgaacacagccttAGAGTGAAAGAACACAGAAGAAGGGTTTGTATGCACTTGTTtgtctatatatatgtgtgtgtgtgtataaggcgAGGTAAGGTAAGCCAGGCTCGGTCGGCCCGTGCAGGGGGGATGTTCCTGTCGGCCGTAAGCGGTTTATTTTTGAATATCAATGGTTATTTGTAGAAAGTGTAATTTAATGTATAGGTGGTCTACTCGCGCTTTCTCCAGAAACAGGTGTAAATATgggcttcttttcttttctacgcTTGTACAATTCGCTCCCATCCCATTTTTGGAATAAGGTTGTAAATATGAGCGGCTCttggcaaaaaaagaaaaacagacagagtAAAACAGCTGAATGTTTCTGTGACCGTAGCACTATTTTTATTTCCTTCTCTCTGAATTTATtcaatttgtctcttttattttttattattcgtgtgtgtgtgtgcgcgtgtgtgtgtgagtgcgagtgtatgtgtgtgtgaagagcagacgctcacagacacagcactgGTTGGATATTTTCATGGTTCATTATAATAAATCACTGTAATGACAGTTTTATACCACCTGGCCTGTTCCGAGTCTTTCTGTGTCTTTCTACCACATTCTGATCAGTTTACTTGCCTGAAAGTAAATGGAATCCATTATGAATTTGCGTCATGTATTTTTTAACGATGTAACAATTACAATTGTAGGTTTAATCTTAATActgtatgaatctgcagtgtgtgtgtgtgtgtagttttaaaTCAAAGAGAGAATATGCAATATATGTTACAGGCTGGTTGTAAT encodes:
- the kmt2e gene encoding inactive histone-lysine N-methyltransferase 2E isoform X1, translating into MSLAIPTGVDTANTAYLDMAAGSEPESVEASPVVVEKSSYPHQIYSSSHHSHSYIGLPYADHNYGARPPPTPPASPPPSMVIRPGEGVFLSGGRAGEGVYVPGGQDEASRGTTLSTSEDGSYGADITRCICGFTHDDGYMICCDKCSVWQHIDCMGIDRQHIPETYLCERCQPRSLDRERAILLQTRKRENMSDGDTSATESGDEVPLELYTAFQHTPTSITLTTGRLGNKQADKKRKKSGDKEPAVPARAKKAFREGSRKSNRVKGSAPECEPMEPPSLWENKVKSWMERYEEASSNQYSEDVRLLLRVKEARDGKTLAYTHTAAFKPPVESHVQKNKRILKAVRDLAADSLIIEYRGKVMLRQQFEANGYFFKRPYPFVLFYSKFDGLEMCVDARSFGNEARFIRRSCTPNAEVRHVIEDGMLHLYIYSLRSISKGSEITIGFDYDYGSCKYKVDCACVRGNQECPVLKHNLEPTENLGSGTRRRGRKDKEPVGRDDSGQNQNLTLDCDLPKGKTGNDGKQRKLSPLRVSISNNQDPELIEDLEEKTSVSNEVEMESEEHMAERRRKMTREERKMEAILQAFARMEKREKRREQALERIGTKGEVGTRSDIKEEPPATPEAESPATVQLPLLETVKEEPGQKPAKVNRNKQRKSFSRNRTHIGQQRRRTRTASACSDLPPGSPGDLLEPSAGETQDGETPSAPEADAPPSSAPDASPPHSGSPAPTCRSGQKYPKTKKHLVSEWMGVEKQERVSRTPEPVPERPLRISSDPEVLATQLNSLPGLSCSPHVYSTPKHYVRFSSPFLANRSPSAPGVPTGRRRSRELPETPPTSGSCKKRWLKQALEEEGSVSPGSRTALLMQSEGPLSPSINGELDSPLPFNGNCPLSELPTPLKKRRLCPLDACMSESSTPYTSPCATPTRAEPSDTPGTPQLLNTPPRLRPDDASTEPSTPTHTNINTLHTAPQESESSLDSSPEGSRRPSTHEAERPPSLLASPSVRSQVSENLTQEPRTIPAGSQSPDPSLPEPQDAAGDEGMEPESSTETPTTSEPPASSFLPWMKSPERGGLSFSPVNSNLRDLTPSHTLEIGAFRPEAAAAGGFSEGAPYYPCSEEGGGMAFTRSLSVDGTEGGGTSQNPPQKKKVSLLEYRKRQREARRSGGSKAECSSPVSTVPPVDVFPIAVEPAPEATPPAALLPPRTPQPSDDPDAPPQGEREGGEGQWTSSTSVEQARERGYHRALLLSDHRKDTDGSESETGEAPVRECPSPKSCKSPSAHTFCSPGSSAAPPPSFRSSKEEDSDPQSRPPAQPQPPSVQQPASKPPVTKPAPLTPSKLHCSTSAAPQGHYPTPSLLSSPKPQPQGSPYRGQRAFLSPQPQNQQPQASPGPAAFSQYNPQNAPPPPPPPPPAPPATATYFQTQPSPTTAPFPGLKAAVTTPFPPGSQPLLQPHHTIHFQSNAAPPPPPPPPPPHPQPGPTLLHVNLQPPPIQQHQLLLSPAPPPPPPPPPQSQSTQPSIVQQPNTSTLLSIKQAPPPPPLPPPPPAPSSGAPPHPFQNMAAFQPTLIHQSAAATNPSVPPSTYQQTVLPPPPPPPPQQTQPPQSPSNPNAPQINSGNRGPPPPSSAAFHNAGYMGTGWH
- the kmt2e gene encoding inactive histone-lysine N-methyltransferase 2E isoform X2, giving the protein MSLAIPTGVDTANTAYLDMAAGSEPESVEASPVVVEKSSYPHQIYSSSHHSHSYIGLPYADHNYGARPPPTPPASPPPSMVIRPGEGVFLSGGRAGEGVYVPGGQDEASRGTTLSTSEDGSYGADITRCICGFTHDDGYMICCDKCSVWQHIDCMGIDRQHIPETYLCERCQPRSLDRERAILLQTRKRENMSDGDTSATESGDEVPLELYTAFQHTPTSITLTTGRLGNKQADKKRKKSGDKEPAVPARAKKAFREGSRKSNRVKGSAPECEPMEPPSLWENKVKSWMERYEEASSNQYSEDVRLLLRVKEARDGKTLAYTHTAAFKPPVESHVQKNKRILKAVRDLAADSLIIEYRGKVMLRQQFEANGYFFKRPYPFVLFYSKFDGLEMCVDARSFGNEARFIRRSCTPNAEVRHVIEDGMLHLYIYSLRSISKGSEITIGFDYDYGSCKYKVDCACVRGNQECPVLKHNLEPTENLGSGTRRRGRKDKEPVGRDDSGQNQNLTLDCDLPKGKTGNDGKQRKLSPLRVSISNNQTREERKMEAILQAFARMEKREKRREQALERIGTKGEVGTRSDIKEEPPATPEAESPATVQLPLLETVKEEPGQKPAKVNRNKQRKSFSRNRTHIGQQRRRTRTASACSDLPPGSPGDLLEPSAGETQDGETPSAPEADAPPSSAPDASPPHSGSPAPTCRSGQKYPKTKKHLVSEWMGVEKQERVSRTPEPVPERPLRISSDPEVLATQLNSLPGLSCSPHVYSTPKHYVRFSSPFLANRSPSAPGVPTGRRRSRELPETPPTSGSCKKRWLKQALEEEGSVSPGSRTALLMQSEGPLSPSINGELDSPLPFNGNCPLSELPTPLKKRRLCPLDACMSESSTPYTSPCATPTRAEPSDTPGTPQLLNTPPRLRPDDASTEPSTPTHTNINTLHTAPQESESSLDSSPEGSRRPSTHEAERPPSLLASPSVRSQVSENLTQEPRTIPAGSQSPDPSLPEPQDAAGDEGMEPESSTETPTTSEPPASSFLPWMKSPERGGLSFSPVNSNLRDLTPSHTLEIGAFRPEAAAAGGFSEGAPYYPCSEEGGGMAFTRSLSVDGTEGGGTSQNPPQKKKVSLLEYRKRQREARRSGGSKAECSSPVSTVPPVDVFPIAVEPAPEATPPAALLPPRTPQPSDDPDAPPQGEREGGEGQWTSSTSVEQARERGYHRALLLSDHRKDTDGSESETGEAPVRECPSPKSCKSPSAHTFCSPGSSAAPPPSFRSSKEEDSDPQSRPPAQPQPPSVQQPASKPPVTKPAPLTPSKLHCSTSAAPQGHYPTPSLLSSPKPQPQGSPYRGQRAFLSPQPQNQQPQASPGPAAFSQYNPQNAPPPPPPPPPAPPATATYFQTQPSPTTAPFPGLKAAVTTPFPPGSQPLLQPHHTIHFQSNAAPPPPPPPPPPHPQPGPTLLHVNLQPPPIQQHQLLLSPAPPPPPPPPPQSQSTQPSIVQQPNTSTLLSIKQAPPPPPLPPPPPAPSSGAPPHPFQNMAAFQPTLIHQSAAATNPSVPPSTYQQTVLPPPPPPPPQQTQPPQSPSNPNAPQINSGNRGPPPPSSAAFHNAGYMGTGWH
- the kmt2e gene encoding inactive histone-lysine N-methyltransferase 2E isoform X3; this translates as MVIRPGEGVFLSGGRAGEGVYVPGGQDEASRGTTLSTSEDGSYGADITRCICGFTHDDGYMICCDKCSVWQHIDCMGIDRQHIPETYLCERCQPRSLDRERAILLQTRKRENMSDGDTSATESGDEVPLELYTAFQHTPTSITLTTGRLGNKQADKKRKKSGDKEPAVPARAKKAFREGSRKSNRVKGSAPECEPMEPPSLWENKVKSWMERYEEASSNQYSEDVRLLLRVKEARDGKTLAYTHTAAFKPPVESHVQKNKRILKAVRDLAADSLIIEYRGKVMLRQQFEANGYFFKRPYPFVLFYSKFDGLEMCVDARSFGNEARFIRRSCTPNAEVRHVIEDGMLHLYIYSLRSISKGSEITIGFDYDYGSCKYKVDCACVRGNQECPVLKHNLEPTENLGSGTRRRGRKDKEPVGRDDSGQNQNLTLDCDLPKGKTGNDGKQRKLSPLRVSISNNQDPELIEDLEEKTSVSNEVEMESEEHMAERRRKMTREERKMEAILQAFARMEKREKRREQALERIGTKGEVGTRSDIKEEPPATPEAESPATVQLPLLETVKEEPGQKPAKVNRNKQRKSFSRNRTHIGQQRRRTRTASACSDLPPGSPGDLLEPSAGETQDGETPSAPEADAPPSSAPDASPPHSGSPAPTCRSGQKYPKTKKHLVSEWMGVEKQERVSRTPEPVPERPLRISSDPEVLATQLNSLPGLSCSPHVYSTPKHYVRFSSPFLANRSPSAPGVPTGRRRSRELPETPPTSGSCKKRWLKQALEEEGSVSPGSRTALLMQSEGPLSPSINGELDSPLPFNGNCPLSELPTPLKKRRLCPLDACMSESSTPYTSPCATPTRAEPSDTPGTPQLLNTPPRLRPDDASTEPSTPTHTNINTLHTAPQESESSLDSSPEGSRRPSTHEAERPPSLLASPSVRSQVSENLTQEPRTIPAGSQSPDPSLPEPQDAAGDEGMEPESSTETPTTSEPPASSFLPWMKSPERGGLSFSPVNSNLRDLTPSHTLEIGAFRPEAAAAGGFSEGAPYYPCSEEGGGMAFTRSLSVDGTEGGGTSQNPPQKKKVSLLEYRKRQREARRSGGSKAECSSPVSTVPPVDVFPIAVEPAPEATPPAALLPPRTPQPSDDPDAPPQGEREGGEGQWTSSTSVEQARERGYHRALLLSDHRKDTDGSESETGEAPVRECPSPKSCKSPSAHTFCSPGSSAAPPPSFRSSKEEDSDPQSRPPAQPQPPSVQQPASKPPVTKPAPLTPSKLHCSTSAAPQGHYPTPSLLSSPKPQPQGSPYRGQRAFLSPQPQNQQPQASPGPAAFSQYNPQNAPPPPPPPPPAPPATATYFQTQPSPTTAPFPGLKAAVTTPFPPGSQPLLQPHHTIHFQSNAAPPPPPPPPPPHPQPGPTLLHVNLQPPPIQQHQLLLSPAPPPPPPPPPQSQSTQPSIVQQPNTSTLLSIKQAPPPPPLPPPPPAPSSGAPPHPFQNMAAFQPTLIHQSAAATNPSVPPSTYQQTVLPPPPPPPPQQTQPPQSPSNPNAPQINSGNRGPPPPSSAAFHNAGYMGTGWH